The following nucleotide sequence is from Paenibacillus andongensis.
ACCTTGATTATAAGAGGGCCATCTTTAAAAATCTACATTTATTTCCACATTCTACGACTTTTGCAAATAAAGTGTCAATTCTTCTCGATTATGAAACAATTGTTTGGCTTTAAGCAGGAAGAGAGTCGGCTCCAAAATCTTCAAAACATCACGTACCGTTTGGAACGGTTTTTTGTGCATGAGTTTGACCGTAATGATTGCCGTTCCCCCACTTTGTAAGGAATAAAGTAAATCCGCTACTAAACGACCCATCTGACGAGGATCCCAGCTCATATCACAGACAAGCAAATCAAATTGATTTTCCTTCAGCTTTACATCGCCAGCATTTTTCTTAAGAATCGTGAGAAGAGGATTACCTTGAAGTCTAGGACTCATGGATGCAGGGTCAATAGCCGTAACACGCAAGCCACGCTCCAAAAGTAATGATGTCCATCCACCAGGTGCCGCGCCAATATCTAGTGCCGTACGAGCAACACTGAAATCAATACCGAATCGCTGTTCCGCTTCCAAAAGTTTGAATTTAGCACGGGAGATTTGATCCTCTTCCTTCATGAAGCGAATCGCACCGCCTGACCAATCAGACAAATTGTCGGCAGGCTTGGATAGCCCCACGAATAGCTTCTTAGCGCTAATATACACAGAAATGATTCGATCCGCATACCGCACTACCGGTTCAGCCTGAATCTCAGAAACCAAGATTTCATCTAAAGCTGCCTTAACAGTGAAAGGCGCATAAGGTACATCCGCCCGTTCTTCTTTGCGCACTTGGATGGCTATTTTCTCGCCTGAATCTATAAGCCCTGAAGTTATGGCTTCTCTTAACCAAGCCTTGAGATGTACAATATCCGCATCTGTACGACTCAGGTCCCAGTGTTGACTCACAGGCTGAACATGCCTAAGAAACATAGGCTCCTGCTCTTTAAGCGTTGTGGTCATATCTTCAGAACCCTCGGGCACTTCGAATAAAAACACCTCTGTTGGCACCAACAAAGTAAATTTAGTTAAAGGAAATAATTTACGAATTTCATCTTGTGCATATTGAGCGAACCCGTGATTCGAAGTACCAATGTATGTCGTTAAGTGTGTCATAGCCGCATCCTTTATGTAATCTACGATCTTGATTCAATAACCTTAATCCATGGTCGATCTTGGAACCATTCTAACGTGATATCGATCCCAAAAGCTTGATGAATATTTTCCGGAGTCAGTACCTCTTCTTTGCGCCCCGCAGCAATGATTTCACCTTGTTCAATAATAGCAACATGCGTAAATAAAGGGATTATTTCTTCGATATGATGCGTCACGTAGACGACCGTAATGTTTTGCTTGCTGAGGTCGTTGACATCTGTAAGAAAACGTTCTCTCTCGTATAAATCTAGACCAGCCGCCGGTTCATCCATAATGAGAATGGAAGGCTTCATCATGAGCGATCTGGCAAGCATGACTTTTTTCCGTTCTCCTTGCGAAAGACTTCCTAAAGGCTGATGAGCCAAATGAGGAATGCGGACACGCTCCAACATAACTAGAGCACGATCTTTCACCTCTTGCGGAATTTCCTGATAGAACCGTAGATAGGCATATTCACCCGTAGCGACAACCTCGAGGACGGGGTCATTTAGATTCAATTTTTCGAATAAAGACTGTGAAATATAGCCTATTTTCTTACGAACTTCCCTCACATCACATTGACCATACCGGTTACCTAGCACGTCTACCGTTCCCCGACTTGGGAACTCGTATCCATTCATCATTTCAAGCAATGTTGTCTTTCCTGAACCATTACGACCTAACAATACCCAGTGTTCACCTGGCTGAATGTGTACATTCACATCCTGTAAAATATGACGTTCTCCTCTAATAAAATGAATACCTGATAAATGGATCATCTGCGGTCGATTCCTTTCTGACTATGGCTCACTCTTATAAGTCCCTTGTGCAATCTGCATGAGCAAATCGTCAGGAATTCGGTGAGGGTATAGACTCATCCCTTCGGGTTTGGCCGTGTAAAGTGTTTGGTACATAGCCGTACAGGCCGAGGGACTGGAAGTATGAATATAAATCGTTTTGGGAAATTTACGCTGTTGCGTCAACCAAATGACGACGTCCATGCCAGTCTCCATCGTAGACCAACCCAAATCATGATCTAACGATAAAATATCAACATCAAACTCTTGAAGCAGTAAAATGCATTCTTTGACATCTTTGGCTAAAGTAAATCCTTGGGGACAAGGGCGCAAGTCATCTAAGTATACATGAATCATGATCGGATTTCCTTTCCTGTTCATGATGGAATGAATCAAGTACTTCTAACCAATGATTTCACCAGTGCAATTTCCTGAGTATGTGTCCCGTCCCTGCCTGAACCTGTTTCAAGAACGATTGGAATTTGCTTCAAAAAAGGTGAGATCAGCATCTGCTGAAAATGATCTAGACCTATGTATCCAGAACCAATATTCGCATGGCGGTCTCGACGAGAACCATATGGATGGACAGAGTCATTCAAATGAACAGCCTTCAGATGCGGAAGATAATCAAGGTGTTTACCCTTGGTCTCAAGCTCTAACCAATTATGCCCCTGCCACAAACCACTCGCAAATGCATGACATGTATCTAAGCAAAAACCAATCTTATCTGGAGCTTCACTGAGTTTACGCACTTGAACCATTTCTTCCATGGTCAACCCTAGCTGAGCACCTTCCCCAGCTTGATTCTCTAATAAAATCAAAGAAGACCCCTCATATCCCTGAGTAGCGCTATTCAAACATTGTATTATATTTTTATAGCCTTGTAACGGGTCTTTTCCAATATATTTTCCAAAGTGTACCACTAATCCTACCGAACCGCAGGCATCTGTAATTTCTAGACCATTTCTCAAAAGCTTTACCATAATCTCGCGTTCAACCATATCAGCCGCTGGGTTCAAGGGATATGGAGCGTGTCCAATCGACAAAATACTGTGTTCCAGGCAAAATTGTGCGCAAGCATGGGTATCTCTTTGATTAACTAATTTGGTAGAAAGACTTCGCGGATTCATTGGAAAGTATTGAAATGCATTTGCACCTATAGACAGAGCAGTTTTGGCCGCACCTAAATAGCCGCCACGTGTACTAACATGAGCGCCAATAAACATCACGAATCAGCCCTTTCACGCTTGACAATTCGCACAGTAGAAGCATTTGCGACTCGAAACTTCTGTCTTTATTAGTGGATGCCCACAGCGCAAACATGGCTCCCCTTCTCGATCATATACACGACATTTCGCATCGAATTGACCCGTTAAACGGTCACCAACATACAACGGTTCGTCTATATATCCACCGAATTGAATAGCTTCGAGAAGTACGGAGCGCATGGCTTGAAATAAGCGATTTTGCTCTTCTTCGGTCAGGGAGGATAGCTTACGAAGAGGGAGAATTCCCGCATAAAAGCATATCTCATCGGAATAACAGTTCCCAATCCCTGACAGAAACGATTGGTCGACAAATGCTACTTTCAAGTTGCTATTTTTACTTTTCAGCACCTTCATGAATTGTGCAAAGGTAAAACTGGCATCCAATGGCTCAGGCCCAAGCTTGCCTAAAAGTTGATCAACCTCAAGCAGTGTGTGCATGTGCAAATATCCTAACCGCAATCCGATGAAATATAAGTGCTTTGTGCCAAAATGGATCACAACTTGCGTTGTCCGATCCGGCTTCTCATCCTCCGTACCATAGAACATCCAACCGCCAAGCATTAAATGCAATAACAAAACTTCACCAGTTACCAAGTGAAACAGTAGATGTTTGGCTCTGCGCTCTATCCGTACAATTCGGTTTTCGGTTAACTTACGAATGAAACGATCCGACTCCACATTCAATGATTTCGGACGAGTAACTTCCGCCCCAGTGATTGGTGTTCCCTGGATCAAACGCGTCAATTGTTGACGATACGTTTCCATCTCTGGAAGTTCGGGCATGGCACTCTCTCCTTGCCTTTTCTTCCTTGTATAACCAAATGACCGGGAAAGTAAACGGATATAACTCATTGAAACTCACCGGCACACCCTTGAAGGTCAGGTTTCACTTAAAATAAGAGTCCCTAAGGACTCTTATTCCTGTCATTATACTCTGAATATGACAAATAGCAGTCTTTAGGCGAGATAGCTACTCTTAAAGATTCTGAGAAATGGCATCCATCCTCATTAAATTAGCCCTTCACTGACGTAAATCGGCTTGACTTTGCGTGTTTTGGTTTTCGCTTTCGATGTGTTCTTTCCCTTCACAGCAGGGGATGTCATCTCAAACGAATGACTTTCGGTTTTCCTCAACTTTCCTTTCAATCTCCGGATACGTTTCTCAAGTGCTTCCTCGACTTCGTTTTGACGCTTATCACCACGGTGAAGTGAACGGCGGCGCCAGAGCTTTGCCCAAGCCTCCTCAGCGTAAAATATCGCCTGAGCATAGTCCTTCTCACGATGCTCGTAATACATCGCTAACTCCAAATAAGGCTCCAAATGGAGCGCAATACTCGCGTTTTTGATAGCAATCCAGCGCTTCCATAGCTCAATTGCGCGAAGATATTCACCATTTTTCTTATAAAAGGCAGCTAATAGAAGAATGGCTGATTCTTGATCAGTTGGATTAGATGACTTCGGATCATTTATGAGCCTAGCATATAATTCTTCGAAATAAGTCTCAGCTATGGCAAAACGGCCCATTTTGTCTAGCCACAGACCTGTCCGGAACAATTCTTCTAGTTCAAGCTCGGGATCAAGTTCACCTTCTCCTCTCACTAGCTTGCCGAAATGTATGGCTAATGCTGCTAAAGTAACGATATCGTGCTCATTATGAACGAAAACACCTTCGAGTACGGATGGATTTTTCTCCGCCAAGTACTGAAAATATAAAGCAGGTGCCATGGACCCCGGTACATCATCTACTCGCTCAAAACCTAGGCGGCTCTCTTCGACTTTGCTCAGACGGCAAGATGGCAGCGTGTTTCGCCACAAGCTTCGCGAGGGGTAAAGAAGATCAAGCTGAAGCAGTTTCCCATCGTCCAATTGGAGTCGATTAAGCACATAGCGATTCTTGAGAATAGGCCAGTCGAACGTTCGACCATTGTAGGAAACGATATGCGTGAAGCGGTCGAGCAGTTCTTGCAAATAGACAAGCATAGCATGCTCTTCCGCTGGATTGCGAATCAATAGCTGTTCTACCGTGAACAGCTCACCGGTATAAAAGCCGATGCCGACCATGAATGGCACATTGCCAGCACCGACGCCGAGTCCGGTCGTTTCGGTGTCGAAGAAGAGCAATTCTTCGAGCCGGACGACGGCGTCACGGTCGTGAAAGCAGGACAGCTGCTGTGCAACATCGGCCAGCTCACGCAGCCGATACTTGCCGTGCACGCTGTCCGCGCCGTACACACGGCGCCGCATGACGAACGAGCCCGCCGAGCTCGTTTCTACATGGGCGCCGAGCTGCGCCCACTCGCCGTCTGCCACTGGCAGGGTCGGCGGTGCTGCCTGAGCCGCCGCAGGTCCTCGCAGGCGGCCCAGCCTCTCACGAAGCCCGCTCATCGGGCACCGCCTTCGAGCTGCGTAAGAAGCTCCAGGGCCAGCTTCTTGCCAAGCAGGTTAATGTTGTAGGATACAGAACCACGCATTTATAATCCCTCCATTAATAAAAGGGATTTTTTCTTTGCGTCCATCCCTTCTATTTCAGTTCCAATACATGAAGGACAGCCGTCTTCACAGGGGCATTTTCGAATTAAGTTCCTGGCTGCTTCTTTTATTTCGTCGAATCGTTTATATACATCTTCCGCTAATCCGATACCGCCGGGGTAATGGTCGTATATAAAGATCGTAGGCAGTTGCGAATGTTCTGCTCTTATTTGTGAAACTACATGAATGTCACTACGGTCGCACATGACAAGAATGGGTACGATATGTCTTATAACATTGGATATTCCCATTAATAACTGCTCTAGTGTTTTTGTTTCTAA
It contains:
- a CDS encoding SAM-dependent methyltransferase; translation: MTHLTTYIGTSNHGFAQYAQDEIRKLFPLTKFTLLVPTEVFLFEVPEGSEDMTTTLKEQEPMFLRHVQPVSQHWDLSRTDADIVHLKAWLREAITSGLIDSGEKIAIQVRKEERADVPYAPFTVKAALDEILVSEIQAEPVVRYADRIISVYISAKKLFVGLSKPADNLSDWSGGAIRFMKEEDQISRAKFKLLEAEQRFGIDFSVARTALDIGAAPGGWTSLLLERGLRVTAIDPASMSPRLQGNPLLTILKKNAGDVKLKENQFDLLVCDMSWDPRQMGRLVADLLYSLQSGGTAIITVKLMHKKPFQTVRDVLKILEPTLFLLKAKQLFHNREELTLYLQKS
- a CDS encoding ribonuclease H-like domain-containing protein; the encoded protein is MSGLRERLGRLRGPAAAQAAPPTLPVADGEWAQLGAHVETSSAGSFVMRRRVYGADSVHGKYRLRELADVAQQLSCFHDRDAVVRLEELLFFDTETTGLGVGAGNVPFMVGIGFYTGELFTVEQLLIRNPAEEHAMLVYLQELLDRFTHIVSYNGRTFDWPILKNRYVLNRLQLDDGKLLQLDLLYPSRSLWRNTLPSCRLSKVEESRLGFERVDDVPGSMAPALYFQYLAEKNPSVLEGVFVHNEHDIVTLAALAIHFGKLVRGEGELDPELELEELFRTGLWLDKMGRFAIAETYFEELYARLINDPKSSNPTDQESAILLLAAFYKKNGEYLRAIELWKRWIAIKNASIALHLEPYLELAMYYEHREKDYAQAIFYAEEAWAKLWRRRSLHRGDKRQNEVEEALEKRIRRLKGKLRKTESHSFEMTSPAVKGKNTSKAKTKTRKVKPIYVSEGLI
- a CDS encoding cyclic-phosphate processing receiver domain-containing protein codes for the protein MNRKGNPIMIHVYLDDLRPCPQGFTLAKDVKECILLLQEFDVDILSLDHDLGWSTMETGMDVVIWLTQQRKFPKTIYIHTSSPSACTAMYQTLYTAKPEGMSLYPHRIPDDLLMQIAQGTYKSEP
- a CDS encoding ABC transporter ATP-binding protein, producing the protein MIHLSGIHFIRGERHILQDVNVHIQPGEHWVLLGRNGSGKTTLLEMMNGYEFPSRGTVDVLGNRYGQCDVREVRKKIGYISQSLFEKLNLNDPVLEVVATGEYAYLRFYQEIPQEVKDRALVMLERVRIPHLAHQPLGSLSQGERKKVMLARSLMMKPSILIMDEPAAGLDLYERERFLTDVNDLSKQNITVVYVTHHIEEIIPLFTHVAIIEQGEIIAAGRKEEVLTPENIHQAFGIDITLEWFQDRPWIKVIESRS
- a CDS encoding Fpg/Nei family DNA glycosylase, which translates into the protein MPELPEMETYRQQLTRLIQGTPITGAEVTRPKSLNVESDRFIRKLTENRIVRIERRAKHLLFHLVTGEVLLLHLMLGGWMFYGTEDEKPDRTTQVVIHFGTKHLYFIGLRLGYLHMHTLLEVDQLLGKLGPEPLDASFTFAQFMKVLKSKNSNLKVAFVDQSFLSGIGNCYSDEICFYAGILPLRKLSSLTEEEQNRLFQAMRSVLLEAIQFGGYIDEPLYVGDRLTGQFDAKCRVYDREGEPCLRCGHPLIKTEVSSRKCFYCANCQA
- a CDS encoding deoxyribonuclease IV, whose protein sequence is MFIGAHVSTRGGYLGAAKTALSIGANAFQYFPMNPRSLSTKLVNQRDTHACAQFCLEHSILSIGHAPYPLNPAADMVEREIMVKLLRNGLEITDACGSVGLVVHFGKYIGKDPLQGYKNIIQCLNSATQGYEGSSLILLENQAGEGAQLGLTMEEMVQVRKLSEAPDKIGFCLDTCHAFASGLWQGHNWLELETKGKHLDYLPHLKAVHLNDSVHPYGSRRDRHANIGSGYIGLDHFQQMLISPFLKQIPIVLETGSGRDGTHTQEIALVKSLVRST